In Thermococcus chitonophagus, the genomic stretch ACTTTTGACGTCACAACGACGAACTTTCCCACTTTGTGAATCTCCATCCTCTGGCAGGCCTTAAGAATGGCCATTCTCTTCGCCTGCTCCGTATTTTCATCGCTAACTGGAGCGACAAGCTGAGAGATTTCAGGTATTGAGAAGTCGTAGAGATTTAGTATCTCGTACACAGTCTTGAAGGTCTTAGCGTTTGCATACCTGAAGTTCGATGTATCCGAGATTATTCCGGCAAGGAGAACTTTTGCGGAATCCTCATCCCTGTACTTGAATTTTTTGAAAAGCTCCCAGACTATCTCAGCTGTAGAAGTTCTCATAGGGTCAATGACCGCTATGTCCGCGGGTATCGGATTTTCCTTCTCGACGTGATGATCAATGATAACTATTGTGGATGATGCAGGAATTTCAATTGGCTCGAGCTGCTCAAGGGATGAGGTATCAAAGATGAACACAATCCTTTCATCTATCTTGGGGTTCTTCTCTATTGGAACCCTTGAAAGTGCTATCAATCGCCTTGAATAACTAGCCACGCTCTGGGCGACACCAATCCTAACTCGAGTAAACCCCAAGGAGAGGAGAAAGTTTGAGAACGCTATCGCGGAACCCAAAGAATCAGGATCGGCGTTGTGATGACATAAAAGT encodes the following:
- a CDS encoding DHH family phosphoesterase codes for the protein MKGERKLKNLLKNLERDEEIILLCHHNADPDSLGSAIAFSNFLLSLGFTRVRIGVAQSVASYSRRLIALSRVPIEKNPKIDERIVFIFDTSSLEQLEPIEIPASSTIVIIDHHVEKENPIPADIAVIDPMRTSTAEIVWELFKKFKYRDEDSAKVLLAGIISDTSNFRYANAKTFKTVYEILNLYDFSIPEISQLVAPVSDENTEQAKRMAILKACQRMEIHKVGKFVVVTSKVSAYEALACKVFLQLGADVAIVGSDKGGVRISARAKDYLVKRGLHLGKIMEKVGPIIEGSGGGHAGAAGANGKKNLGEAMKFLVKEIEKFLKSLS